Part of the Georgenia sp. TF02-10 genome, CGCCGACGGCCAGCTCGACGAGTCGACGGTCATCTCCCTGGTCCGCGCGCAGTCCCACATGACCGACCGGCTGGTGCTGTGGCAGAACGAGGCCCTGACCGACCACGCGGCCCGCCGGCTCGGGCTGGACGACGCCTCCGCGCGCCTGGTGGTGCTCGACCGGGTCCCGGCGCTCGTCGACGTGCTCCAGGCCCAGCTGGTCTACTCCTGGCGGCGCCAGCTCGCCGCGCTGCTGGTCCGCACCGAGGCCGAGGTCGCCGAGATGGGCCAGCCGGACACCGACCCGCTGCACCTGCCCCTGCAGCGCGCGCTCGGCTTCGTGGACATGGTGGCCTACACCCGCCGGTCCGCCGAGCTCGGCCCGCGGGCGCTCGCCGAGCTCGTCCAGACCTTCGAGTACACCTCCCGGGACGTCATCACCACCCGCGGCGCGCGGGTCGTCAAGACGATCGGTGACGCCGTCCTCTACGTCGCCGACGACCTGCCCACCGCCGCCGCCGTCGCCGTGGACCTGGTGGAGGCCCTCGGCGCCAAGCCGAACATGCTCCCGGTCCGCGCCTCCGTGGTGTGGGGCCGGGTGCTGTCCCGCAACGGGGACGTCTTCGGCCCCACCGTCAACCTCGCCTCGCGGCTGGTCGACGTCGCCCCGCCCGGCGCGATCCTGCTGGACAAGGACACCGCCGACGCGCTGACCGCCAGCCCCGCCGGCCGGGAGTACACGATGGTGCCCCGCCAGGTCGCCGAGCTGCAGGGAGTGGGCGAGGTGGCGCCGATCGAGCTGCGCCGCCTGCCCCGCTGAGCCGCAGCCGGCAGAGCGGACCGAGGCCGCCGGCCGCCGTCGCCGCCGCCGTCGTCGTGGGCACACTGCCGGGCGCCGTCGACCCACACCGTGACCTGGGCCACGTCCCCGGGTGAGCAATGCTTGACCGGATTTTGACTCTCTGTCCTACCATGACCAGGTGACCAACGTGCTGCTCGTCGAGGACGACCCCGCCATCGCCGAACCGCTCACCCGCGCGCTCGGCCGGGAGGGGTACGAGGTCCGGCCGCACGGCACCGGGCAGTCGGCCATCGACGACCTCGGCAACGGCGCGGACCTCGTCGTCCTCGACCTGGGCCTGCCGGACATGGACGGCCTGGACGTCGCCCGGCACATCCGCAACCAGGGGCTGACCCTGCCGATCCTCGTCCTGACCGCACGGGCCGACGAGGTCGACCTCGTCGTCGGCCTGGACGCCGGGGCGGACGACTACGTCACCAAGCCGTTCCGGCTCGCCGAGCTCCTCGCCCGGGTGCGGGCGCTGCTGCGCCGCGCCGGCGGGGACGTCACCGACGAGGACGAGCTCATCGCCCAGGACGTGCGCGTCGACGTCGCCGCCCACCGCGCCTTCCGCGGCAGCCGCGAGCTGCACCTGACCGCCAAGGAGTTCGAGCTGCTCCGGGTGCTGGTCCGCGACGCCGGCTCCGTGGTGGGCCGCGAGACCCTGATGCGCGAGATCTGGGGCACCGACCCGGTCGGGTCGACCAAGACCCTGGACATGCACATCTCCTGGCTGCGCCGCAAGCTCGGCGACGACGCCAACGACCCCCGCTACATCACGACCGTGCGGGGGATGGGCTTCCGCTTCGAGACCTCCCGGGGCTAGCCGGCCGTGCGCGCCCGCGCCATCCACATGATCGTCGTGGCCGTGACGGTCGCGGTGCTCATCCTCGGGGTGCCGATGGCCGTCTTCGGTGCGCTGTTCGTCTGGAACAGCGAGCGCGCCACCCTGGACCTGCGCGCCTCGGCCCTGTCCCGCTCGGTCGAGCGCCGGCTGGTCAACGGCGAGCCGCTCGAGGACGTCATGCTCGAGCCGTGGGTGGCCGGCGGGTCCTACCTGCCGGCCTCGATCCTGGTCCGCGGCCCTGGCCCGCAGGGCGGGGAGTACAGCGCCGGCCCGGACCTCACCGACCGGGTGGTCCGCTCGCTGCAGATCACCCCCTCGGGGGCCACCGTGCGGATGGAGGTCGACGCCGGGGCGGTGCGCTGGCGGGCCGCCCGGGTGGTCCTGTTCGTCACCGCCGGCGCCGCCGTCGCGCTCGCGGTGGGCGTCGTGGTGGCCCGTCGGCAGGCCCGCAAGCTCTCCGCCCCGCTGATCTACCTCGCCGCCTCCGCCGAGCAGGTCGGCTCGGGCACGGTCCGGCCCCAGCTGCGGCCGTCCGGGGTGGAGGAGATCGACCTGGTCGCGGCCGAGCTGGTCCGCACCGCCGACCGGCTCGCCGGGCGCCTGGCCGCCGAGCGGCAGTTCGCCGCGGACGCCTCGCACCAGCTGCGCACCCCGCTCACGGCGCTGTCCATGCGGCTGGAGGAGATCGAGGCCCTCAGCGAGCAGGAGGAGGTGCGCGAGGAGGCGCGGATCTCCCTCGAGCAGGTCGAGCGCCTCACCGGGGTCGTCGACGACCTGCTCAAGACCTCCCGCTCCACCGCCGGCGGCACCACCGAGGCGGTGCACCTCGACGACGTCTTCGCCCAGCAGCGGGAGGAGTGGGCCAAGGCGTACCGCAAGGCCCGCCGGCAGCTGGTCTTCGACGACGCCGCCGGGCTGGCCGTGCTGGCCAGCCCCGGCTCGCTCGCCCAGGTGCTGGCCACCCTCCTCGAGAACGCCCTGAAGTACGGCGACGGCACCACGAAGGTCGTCTCTCGCCGTGCACCCACCGGCAACGGGGTCTTCATCGACGTCTCCGACGAGGGCCCCGGCGTCGACGACGAGATCGCCCCGGACATCTTCACCAAGCACGTCTCCGGCGGCACCGGCACCGGGCTCGGCCTGGCGCTGGCCCGCGACCTGGTCGAGGCCGACGGCGGCCGGCTCGAGCTCGCGCAGCGCCGCCCGCCGATCTTCCGGATCTTTCTCAACGCGGTGCCGGCCGCGCTCGACCCCGACGTCGTGCTGCCCCAGGGGGCGCTGGTGTCGGCGGGCCGACGGCGACGGCGGCGGTGAGCCGGTCGGGGCGGGTCCGGCGGCGCTGACGTCGGGGCGAGGCGGGTGCTGCTGAGGCCCGCCCGGATACGGCCGCGTGCGCCCGGCCGGGGGGCCGTCGTAGGCGCCGGTGCTGGGCGGACCGGTTCCCCCGCCCGGGTGAGGCGCCGCCGCCGCGGCCGCTGCGAGACTGGCCGCATGCGGCTGGTGCGGGCGGTGCTCGGCGGCGCGGCTCTGCGCGGCGGGGTCTTCCTGCTCGGTGGCGGCATCGTCTGCGGCGCCTACCTCCTGCTCGGCGTGGGGTTCGCCCAGATGTACGCCGACCCGACCGTGCCGGTCGGGGCCGTGACCGTGCTGCTCCTCGTCACCGCCGCCATCGCCCTGGCCCCGCCGTTCCTGCACCCGGTCTCGGCGCTCGAGGTCGCCGCGGCACGGGCGCTGCTGGACGCGGACCTGCCCGAGGAGTCCCCGCCGCCCGGTCGTGCCCGCGGCGCCGCCTGGTACCTGGTGCACCTCCTGGCCGGCACCGCGGCGACCCTCGCGCTGCTCACCGCCGTGCCGGTCGCCGTCGCGCTCGTACTCCACGCGGCCGGGCCGGGCGCCGGGCTCGAGGCGACCCTCGGCCCGCTGACCGGGCTGCCGGCGACCCCAGCCGTCGCCCTCGCCGCCGTGCTGCTCCTCGTGCCGCCGGTCGTCATCGCCCTGCTCGGCGAGGGGCTGCGCCGGCTGGCGCCCCGGCTGCTCGGACCCTCCGCCGCCGCGGTCGCGGCCGCCACGATCGCCCGGCTGGAGTCGGACAAGCGCGCGCTCGCCGCCCGCAACCACCTCGCCCGCGAGCTGCACGACACGGTCGGCCACGCGCTGACCGTCACGACCCTCCAGGCGACCGCCGCCGCCCGCGCGTTCGACCGGGACCCCGGGTTCGCCCGCTCGGCGCTCGGCGCCATCGAGGAGACCGGCCGGGCCGCCGTCGCCGACCTCGACCGGGTCCTGGGGCTGCTCCGCGCGGGCGAGGACGCCGGCGGGCAGCGCGGCACCCGGCCCCTCGCCGACGTCCCCGCGCTCGTCGCCGCCGCCCGGGCCACCGGGGCCCGTATCGACCTCGACCTCTCGATCGGTGACGCCGAGCTCGCTGCCGTGACCTCCCGCGAGGCCTTCGCCGTCGTGCAGGAGGGGCTGACCAACGCCCTGCGGCACGGCGACGGCACGGTCGGCGTCGCCGTCGTCGCGGCCAGGGGAGGGCTCGAGGTGACCGTGCGTAACGGGCTGGGCCGCGCTGCCCGCGGCCCGCGGGACGGTGGCCCGCCGGGCGGTGGTCCGCGCGGCGGTGGCCGCGGGCTCGCTGGCCTGCGCGACCGGGTCGCGCTCGTCGGCGGGACGCTGACGGCCGGTCCGGAGGACGGCCGGTGGGTGCTGCGGGCCTGGCTGCCCGGGTGGCCGGGGGAGGAGGTGGCCGGGTGATCCGGGTGCTCATCGCGGACGACGAGGCGCTGGTGCGATCGGGGCTGCGGGTGGTCGTCGACGGCGAGGACGACCTGTCGGTCGTCGGCGAGGTGGCCGACGGCGCCGACGTACCGGACGCCGTCGCCCGGCTGGCGCCCGAGGTCGTCCTCATGGACGTGCGCATGCCGAGGCTGGACGGCATCGCCGCCACCCGCGCGCTCGTCGAGCGGCGCGAGCGCACCGGCGCCGGCGCGCCGAAGGTCGTGGTGGTCACCACCTTCGAGAACGACGACTACGTCCTCGACGCGCTCCGCGCCGGGGCGAGCGGGTTCGTGCTCAAGCGGGCC contains:
- a CDS encoding ATP-binding protein encodes the protein MRARAIHMIVVAVTVAVLILGVPMAVFGALFVWNSERATLDLRASALSRSVERRLVNGEPLEDVMLEPWVAGGSYLPASILVRGPGPQGGEYSAGPDLTDRVVRSLQITPSGATVRMEVDAGAVRWRAARVVLFVTAGAAVALAVGVVVARRQARKLSAPLIYLAASAEQVGSGTVRPQLRPSGVEEIDLVAAELVRTADRLAGRLAAERQFAADASHQLRTPLTALSMRLEEIEALSEQEEVREEARISLEQVERLTGVVDDLLKTSRSTAGGTTEAVHLDDVFAQQREEWAKAYRKARRQLVFDDAAGLAVLASPGSLAQVLATLLENALKYGDGTTKVVSRRAPTGNGVFIDVSDEGPGVDDEIAPDIFTKHVSGGTGTGLGLALARDLVEADGGRLELAQRRPPIFRIFLNAVPAALDPDVVLPQGALVSAGRRRRRR
- a CDS encoding response regulator transcription factor; protein product: MIRVLIADDEALVRSGLRVVVDGEDDLSVVGEVADGADVPDAVARLAPEVVLMDVRMPRLDGIAATRALVERRERTGAGAPKVVVVTTFENDDYVLDALRAGASGFVLKRARPEEVLEAIRVVARGDSLLFPAAVRRLAVAHARPGGDRLAGAGLTEREQEVLRRVAAGRSNAEIAAELFLGVETVKTHVAHVLAKLGARDRTQAVVAAYESGFVRPDP
- a CDS encoding adenylate/guanylate cyclase domain-containing protein is translated as MSASAGRGAWAGPVPGLPAEDDIGEARSTAQSSSTVQEHIDALLGGPAKYTIVELAARAGVTVDFARTFWRAMAFPNVQDHVVLFGDADVAALRVMGELVADGQLDESTVISLVRAQSHMTDRLVLWQNEALTDHAARRLGLDDASARLVVLDRVPALVDVLQAQLVYSWRRQLAALLVRTEAEVAEMGQPDTDPLHLPLQRALGFVDMVAYTRRSAELGPRALAELVQTFEYTSRDVITTRGARVVKTIGDAVLYVADDLPTAAAVAVDLVEALGAKPNMLPVRASVVWGRVLSRNGDVFGPTVNLASRLVDVAPPGAILLDKDTADALTASPAGREYTMVPRQVAELQGVGEVAPIELRRLPR
- a CDS encoding response regulator transcription factor encodes the protein MTNVLLVEDDPAIAEPLTRALGREGYEVRPHGTGQSAIDDLGNGADLVVLDLGLPDMDGLDVARHIRNQGLTLPILVLTARADEVDLVVGLDAGADDYVTKPFRLAELLARVRALLRRAGGDVTDEDELIAQDVRVDVAAHRAFRGSRELHLTAKEFELLRVLVRDAGSVVGRETLMREIWGTDPVGSTKTLDMHISWLRRKLGDDANDPRYITTVRGMGFRFETSRG
- a CDS encoding sensor histidine kinase; this encodes MRLVRAVLGGAALRGGVFLLGGGIVCGAYLLLGVGFAQMYADPTVPVGAVTVLLLVTAAIALAPPFLHPVSALEVAAARALLDADLPEESPPPGRARGAAWYLVHLLAGTAATLALLTAVPVAVALVLHAAGPGAGLEATLGPLTGLPATPAVALAAVLLLVPPVVIALLGEGLRRLAPRLLGPSAAAVAAATIARLESDKRALAARNHLARELHDTVGHALTVTTLQATAAARAFDRDPGFARSALGAIEETGRAAVADLDRVLGLLRAGEDAGGQRGTRPLADVPALVAAARATGARIDLDLSIGDAELAAVTSREAFAVVQEGLTNALRHGDGTVGVAVVAARGGLEVTVRNGLGRAARGPRDGGPPGGGPRGGGRGLAGLRDRVALVGGTLTAGPEDGRWVLRAWLPGWPGEEVAG